Genomic DNA from Oncorhynchus nerka isolate Pitt River linkage group LG17, Oner_Uvic_2.0, whole genome shotgun sequence:
agtaacagtaacagtagtagtagtagtagtaacagtaacagtagtagcagtagtaacagtaagcacagtagtaacagtaacagtagcagtagtaacagtagtaacagtaacagtagcagtagtagtagtaacattacagtaacagtagtaacagtagtagtagtagtaacaacagtagtaacagtagtaacagtaacagtaagtagtagtagtagtaacagtagtagtagtaacagtaacagtagtaacagtaacagtagtaactgtagcaacagtagtagtagtaacagtagtagtagtaacagtagtagtagtagtagtagtagtagtaacagtagtagttgcagtagtaacagtagtagtagtagtaacagtaatagtagtagtaacagtagtaacagtaacagtagcagtagtaacagtagtaacagtaacagtagtaagtagtaacagtagcagtagtaacagtagtaacagtagtaacagtagtagcagtagtaacagtaacagtaacagtagcagtagtaacagtaagcagtagtaacagtagtagtaagtaacagtagtagtaacagtaacagtaacagtagtaacagtagtaacagtagtagtagtaacagtagtagtagtaacagtagtaagtagtagtagtagtaacagtagtagttgtagtagtaacagtagtagtagtaacagtaacagtagcagtagtaacagtagcagtagtaacagtagtaacagtaacagtagcagtagtaacagtagcagtagtaacagtagtaacagtagtagtagtaacattagcagtaacagtagtaactgtAGCAACAGTAGTGAAAGTAGTAACAGTAGTgaaagtagtaacagtaacagtagtagtagtagtagtagtaacagtagtagttgtagtagcaacagtagtaacagtaacagtagtaactgtAGCAACAGTAGTGAAAGTAGTAACAGTAGTgaaagtagtaacagtagtagtagtagtagtagtagttgtagtaacagtagtagttgtagtagtaacagtagtagtagtagtaacagtaatagtagtagtaagagtagtagtagtaacagtagcagtagtaacagtagtaacagtaacagtagtagtagtaacagtagcagtagtaacagtagtaacggTAGTAACAGTAACTGTAGCAGTAGTAActgtagcaacagtaacagtagcagtagtaagagtagcagtaataacagtagcagtaataactgtagcagtagtaacagtaacagtagcagtagcagtagtaacagtagcagtaataactgtagcagtagtaacagtagcagtaataactgtagcagtagtaacagtagtaacagtagtagtagtaacagtagcagtagtaacagtagtaacagtaacagtagtaacagtagcagtaataactgtagcagtagtaacagtagcagtaataactgtagcagtagtaacagtagtaacagtaacagtagcagtagtaacagtagtaacagtagtagtagtaacagtagcagtagtaacagtagtaacagtaacagtagtaactgtAGCAACAGTAGTgaaagtagtagttgtagtagtaaaagtagtaacagtagcagtagtaactgtAGCAACAGTCGTgaaagtagtaacagtaacagtaacagtagtagtagtagtaacagtagtagttgtagtagtagttgtagtagtaacagtagtagtagtagtagtaacagtagtagtaacagtagtagtaacactagttgtagtagtaacagtagttgtagtagtaacagtagtagtagtagtagtagtagtagtaacagttgaagttgtagtagtaacagtagtaaagtagtaaaaagtagtagtggtagtagtaacagtagtagtagtagtaacagtagtagttgtagtagtaacagtagtaaacgtagtaacagtagtagtaacagtagtagtagtaacagta
This window encodes:
- the LOC135561292 gene encoding uncharacterized protein DDB_G0271670-like; translated protein: SNSSSSNSSSSNSSNSSSSSSSNSNSSSSSSSNSNSSNSSSSNSNSSSSNSSNSNSSSSSSSNSNSSNSSSSNSNSSSSSSSNSNSSSSSSNSNSSSSISSSSSNSSSCSSNSSSSNSNSSSSNSSSSNSSNSNSSSSNSSSSNSSNSSSSNISSNSSNCSNSSESSNSSESSNSNSSSSSSSNSSSCSSNSSNSNS